In one window of Limnohabitans sp. MORI2 DNA:
- a CDS encoding RNB domain-containing ribonuclease: protein MYALFEEAGKFQTGRILSEAESSAQIELESGKRVKVKAANLLLKFEKPSPADLMRDAQALSPSIELDLAWEFAPEDEFGFADLAREYFSAQATLTEQTAALFRLYDAPHYFRRAGKGRFKKASAEVIAQALAAIEKKKQIQAQIESWATELGQGTCPEPIRTQLYKILFKPDKNAPEYKAVVEAARATQTAPLALLQKAGAITSAYQFHWQRFLFDNFPKGTGFPTLQAPAIADELPLANVQAYSIDDSQTTEIDDALSVQGLGTGTVTLGVHIAAPALALKPGDAIDQLGRQRLSTVYMPGYKITMLPDDVVQTYTLQEGRDCPAVSLYATFDEATLALQHTETRVERVPIAANLRHDQLDAIVTDAWLNDDTFTHAADVTEPAMPRAQLAFLFRLAKHLKAQREVVRGKPETFNRPDYNFRLVGNEGREPTGQEQVHISIRQRGAPLDLMVAEAMILANSTWGQWMAELGVPGIYRSQASLLPGVKVRMGTKALPHAGIGVPSYAWSTSPLRRYTDLVNQWQIMACAKHGSTAALAAPFKPKDAELFAIISAFDGAYGAYNAYQNGMERFWTLQYLKQNNITELSATIFKAFPGQPPMARADDLPLVLPVFGGGDLPRGAHVQLRLSEIDDISLDISGQLLHVLEVDAPASTEEADMSDDEDDSAAGPIALAMDVNEAPATEGNAA, encoded by the coding sequence ATGTACGCATTGTTTGAAGAAGCTGGAAAATTCCAGACGGGCCGCATCCTTTCTGAAGCTGAAAGTTCGGCCCAAATTGAGCTGGAATCCGGCAAACGGGTCAAGGTCAAGGCCGCTAATTTGTTGCTCAAGTTTGAGAAGCCCTCGCCTGCCGACCTCATGCGCGATGCGCAAGCCTTGAGCCCATCCATCGAGCTCGATCTGGCCTGGGAGTTCGCCCCCGAAGACGAGTTTGGCTTTGCCGATCTCGCCCGCGAATACTTCAGTGCGCAAGCCACACTCACCGAACAAACTGCGGCGCTGTTTCGTTTGTACGACGCACCGCATTACTTTCGTCGCGCAGGCAAAGGGCGGTTCAAAAAAGCCTCTGCCGAGGTGATTGCCCAAGCGCTTGCCGCGATCGAAAAGAAAAAACAAATCCAAGCGCAAATTGAGAGTTGGGCGACTGAGTTAGGCCAAGGTACATGCCCTGAACCCATCCGCACGCAACTCTACAAAATCTTGTTCAAGCCCGACAAGAATGCGCCTGAATACAAAGCCGTGGTCGAAGCCGCGCGCGCCACCCAAACTGCGCCGCTCGCACTGCTGCAAAAAGCAGGCGCCATCACCTCGGCCTACCAGTTCCATTGGCAACGCTTTTTGTTTGACAACTTTCCAAAGGGCACGGGCTTTCCCACTTTGCAAGCACCGGCCATTGCGGACGAATTGCCACTGGCCAATGTGCAGGCCTACTCGATCGACGACTCACAAACCACCGAGATTGACGACGCCTTGTCGGTGCAAGGCTTGGGCACTGGCACGGTCACACTGGGTGTTCACATCGCTGCACCTGCACTCGCTTTGAAACCGGGCGATGCCATTGACCAACTCGGTCGCCAGCGTTTGTCCACCGTCTACATGCCGGGCTACAAAATCACCATGCTGCCCGACGATGTGGTGCAAACCTACACCTTGCAAGAAGGTCGCGATTGCCCCGCCGTGTCGTTGTACGCCACATTTGACGAGGCCACACTGGCGTTGCAACACACCGAGACACGCGTGGAGCGTGTCCCCATTGCGGCCAACTTACGCCACGACCAACTGGATGCCATCGTCACCGACGCTTGGTTGAACGACGACACATTCACGCATGCCGCTGATGTGACTGAACCTGCCATGCCCCGCGCTCAACTGGCATTTTTATTCCGCTTGGCCAAACACCTCAAAGCCCAACGCGAAGTGGTGCGCGGCAAGCCTGAAACCTTTAACCGCCCCGACTACAACTTCCGCTTGGTCGGCAACGAGGGCCGTGAGCCCACAGGCCAAGAACAAGTACACATCAGCATCCGCCAGCGCGGTGCTCCTTTGGATTTGATGGTGGCTGAAGCCATGATCTTGGCCAACAGCACCTGGGGGCAATGGATGGCTGAGCTGGGTGTACCCGGCATTTACCGTAGCCAAGCCAGCTTGCTGCCAGGCGTCAAAGTCCGTATGGGCACCAAGGCGTTGCCCCATGCGGGCATTGGTGTGCCGAGCTATGCGTGGAGCACCTCACCGTTGCGCCGCTACACCGACCTCGTCAACCAATGGCAAATCATGGCGTGTGCCAAACACGGCAGCACCGCTGCACTGGCCGCGCCCTTCAAACCCAAAGATGCAGAACTCTTTGCCATCATCTCAGCCTTCGATGGCGCTTATGGCGCGTACAACGCCTACCAAAACGGCATGGAACGTTTTTGGACACTGCAGTACCTGAAACAAAACAACATCACCGAACTCAGCGCCACCATCTTCAAAGCCTTCCCTGGCCAGCCTCCGATGGCACGCGCTGATGACTTGCCTTTGGTGTTGCCCGTCTTCGGTGGTGGCGATTTGCCAC
- a CDS encoding YqiA/YcfP family alpha/beta fold hydrolase, with amino-acid sequence MTLPSPSLPTTHVLYLHGFRSSPQSTKARQVAALMAQQFPHITWWCPQLPPSPQAAAALIEKGTTHWPAQSTAVIGSSLGGFYATWLAAHKGCKAVLLNPAIDPARDLAKYIGEQTAWHDPNERFYFAPEFVEELRAMKVGPLSHPERVWALIAKGDEVLDWREMTARYPASPQVVLEGGDHAISDFPQHLPQLLEFLNLQPAP; translated from the coding sequence ATGACCTTGCCCAGCCCTTCGTTACCCACCACCCATGTGCTGTATTTGCATGGGTTTCGCTCGTCGCCCCAATCCACCAAAGCAAGACAAGTCGCAGCCCTCATGGCGCAACAGTTTCCGCATATCACCTGGTGGTGCCCGCAACTGCCGCCCTCCCCGCAAGCGGCGGCAGCCTTGATTGAAAAAGGCACAACCCATTGGCCTGCGCAAAGCACGGCCGTCATCGGCTCATCGCTGGGCGGGTTTTACGCTACTTGGCTAGCCGCCCACAAGGGATGCAAAGCAGTGTTGCTCAACCCAGCCATTGACCCTGCCCGCGATTTGGCTAAGTACATTGGCGAACAAACCGCTTGGCACGATCCAAATGAACGCTTTTACTTTGCACCTGAATTTGTCGAAGAATTACGTGCCATGAAAGTCGGCCCACTGTCACATCCCGAACGCGTCTGGGCCCTCATCGCCAAGGGCGATGAAGTGTTGGACTGGCGCGAAATGACAGCGCGTTACCCAGCGTCACCACAAGTGGTTTTAGAAGGGGGAGACCACGCCATCAGCGACTTCCCACAACACCTGCCGCAGCTGCTGGAATTTCTCAATTTGCAGCCTGCACCCTAG
- the rodA gene encoding rod shape-determining protein RodA, with amino-acid sequence MPTVIHKPSPFQRLMPLLKGFDGPLAFGIFLLACAGMLTMYSSGFANGARFFDHGRNMLIAGFIMFVVAQIPPQRLMAFAVPLYTVGVALLVAVALFGLTKKGARRWLNIGVVIQPSEIMKIAMPLMLAWWFQKREGQLRPLDFLVAGLLLMVPVGLIVRQPDLGTAILVLSAGMAVIFFAGLSWWLIVPPIILGVIGVGLVVVFEPTLCADGFRWPILHDYQQQRICTLLDPTRDPLGKGFHIIQGMIAIGSGGFWGKGFMQGTQTHLDFIPERTTDFVFAAYSEEFGFVGDVMLIFGFIFLIMRGLAIAVEGPTLFARLLAGSVTLSFFIYAFVNMGMVSGMLPVVGVPLPFISYGGTAMVTLGLGLGILMSVAKAKQLVQS; translated from the coding sequence ATGCCCACCGTCATTCACAAACCCAGCCCGTTTCAACGTTTGATGCCTTTGCTCAAAGGCTTTGATGGTCCGCTGGCGTTTGGTATTTTTTTGCTGGCTTGTGCAGGCATGCTCACCATGTATTCGTCCGGCTTTGCCAACGGTGCGCGCTTCTTTGACCACGGTCGCAATATGTTGATCGCGGGCTTCATCATGTTTGTGGTGGCGCAGATTCCACCGCAACGTCTGATGGCGTTTGCCGTACCGCTTTACACCGTGGGCGTGGCGCTGTTGGTGGCGGTGGCTTTGTTTGGCTTGACCAAAAAAGGCGCACGTCGTTGGTTGAATATTGGTGTGGTGATTCAGCCCAGTGAAATCATGAAAATTGCCATGCCACTGATGCTGGCTTGGTGGTTCCAAAAGCGTGAAGGCCAGTTGCGACCTCTGGACTTTTTGGTGGCTGGTTTGCTGCTAATGGTGCCCGTGGGATTGATTGTTCGACAGCCAGATTTGGGGACCGCTATTTTGGTGCTGTCTGCAGGCATGGCCGTGATTTTCTTTGCTGGCTTGAGCTGGTGGCTCATTGTGCCGCCCATCATCCTTGGGGTGATTGGTGTGGGCTTGGTGGTGGTGTTTGAGCCGACGCTGTGCGCCGATGGCTTTCGCTGGCCTATTCTTCACGACTACCAACAACAACGCATTTGCACCTTGCTCGATCCAACGCGAGACCCACTGGGCAAAGGCTTTCACATCATCCAAGGCATGATCGCTATTGGCTCGGGCGGTTTTTGGGGTAAGGGCTTTATGCAAGGCACGCAAACCCATTTGGACTTCATCCCCGAGCGCACCACCGACTTCGTGTTTGCTGCTTACAGCGAAGAGTTTGGCTTTGTAGGCGATGTGATGCTGATTTTTGGCTTCATCTTTCTCATCATGCGTGGCTTGGCCATTGCAGTGGAAGGCCCCACCTTGTTTGCCCGTTTGCTGGCGGGCAGTGTGACCTTGAGCTTCTTCATTTACGCCTTCGTGAACATGGGCATGGTCAGCGGCATGTTGCCAGTGGTGGGTGTGCCGTTGCCATTCATTAGTTACGGTGGGACAGCCATGGTGACACTCGGTTTGGGCCTAGGGATATTGATGTCGGTCGCCAAGGCCAAACAGTTGGTGCAGTCATAA
- the tldD gene encoding metalloprotease TldD, producing the protein MISREPTLERLAVARQLLLEPFGLDETDLAHTLAEIKAHKVDEADLYFQYTRAEGWSLEEGIVKTGSFSIDQGVGVRAVSGEKTAFAYSDDISKASLLDAARTVRSIGAAAKGGRVKVPARKVASSRSLYGDLDPIGSLNSTEKVELLGRVEHMARAKDPRIIQVMAGLASEYDVVMVVRADGTLAADVRPLVRLSVTVIAEQNGRREMGSAGGGGRFGLDHFDDALVQGYVDEAVQCALTNLDARPAPAGEMSVVLGPGWPGILLHEAIGHGLEGDFNRKGSSAFSGRIGQRVAAKGVTVLDDGTIPDRRGSLNVDDEGNPSQRNVLIEDGILKGYIQDGMNARLMGVKPTGNGRRESYAHVPMPRMTNTYMLGGDKSPEEIVSSLKKGLYAVNFGGGQVDITSGKFVFSASQAFWVENGKIQYPVKGATLVGNGPDALTRVSLIGNDMQLDPGVGTCGKEGQSVPVGVGQPTLRIDGLTVGGTA; encoded by the coding sequence ATGATTTCACGCGAACCTACCCTTGAGCGATTGGCTGTTGCCCGTCAACTGTTGTTAGAGCCTTTTGGTTTAGACGAAACTGATCTGGCCCATACCTTGGCCGAAATCAAGGCGCACAAGGTTGACGAAGCCGATTTGTATTTTCAATACACCCGTGCCGAGGGTTGGAGCCTGGAAGAGGGTATTGTCAAAACCGGTTCATTCAGCATTGACCAAGGCGTGGGCGTGCGTGCCGTGAGTGGTGAAAAAACCGCCTTCGCTTATTCCGACGATATCTCCAAAGCCTCTTTGCTTGACGCTGCACGCACCGTACGCTCGATTGGTGCAGCTGCCAAAGGCGGGCGTGTCAAAGTGCCTGCGCGCAAAGTTGCTTCGAGCCGTTCGTTGTATGGCGATTTAGATCCCATCGGTTCGCTCAATAGCACCGAAAAAGTCGAGCTACTCGGCCGTGTGGAACACATGGCCCGCGCCAAAGACCCTCGCATCATCCAAGTCATGGCGGGTTTGGCCAGCGAATACGACGTGGTGATGGTGGTGCGTGCCGATGGCACCTTGGCTGCCGATGTGCGCCCGCTGGTGCGCTTGAGCGTGACCGTGATTGCTGAACAAAACGGTCGCCGTGAAATGGGGTCTGCTGGCGGCGGTGGCCGCTTCGGCTTGGACCATTTTGATGACGCCTTGGTGCAAGGCTATGTCGATGAAGCTGTGCAATGCGCACTCACCAACCTGGATGCACGCCCCGCACCTGCGGGTGAAATGAGTGTGGTGTTGGGCCCAGGCTGGCCCGGCATTTTGTTGCACGAAGCGATTGGCCACGGTTTGGAGGGAGACTTCAACCGCAAAGGCTCTAGCGCATTCAGTGGTCGCATTGGCCAACGTGTGGCAGCCAAAGGCGTGACCGTGTTGGATGACGGCACGATCCCTGATCGTCGCGGTTCACTCAATGTGGACGACGAAGGCAACCCCAGTCAACGCAATGTGTTGATTGAAGATGGCATTTTGAAGGGCTATATCCAAGACGGTATGAATGCCCGCTTGATGGGCGTCAAGCCCACAGGCAATGGCCGCCGCGAAAGCTATGCTCATGTGCCCATGCCGCGCATGACCAACACCTACATGTTGGGCGGTGACAAATCGCCAGAAGAAATTGTGTCGAGCCTGAAAAAAGGTTTGTACGCCGTGAACTTCGGTGGCGGCCAAGTGGACATCACCTCGGGCAAATTTGTGTTCTCAGCCTCTCAAGCGTTTTGGGTAGAAAACGGCAAGATCCAATACCCCGTCAAGGGCGCTACCCTAGTGGGCAACGGGCCTGACGCATTGACCCGCGTGAGCTTGATTGGCAACGACATGCAACTCGACCCCGGTGTGGGCACCTGCGGCAAAGAAGGCCAGAGTGTGCCGGTGGGGGTGGGGCAGCCTACTTTGCGTATTGATGGTTTGACAGTCGGTGGCACAGCCTAA
- a CDS encoding 3-deoxy-7-phosphoheptulonate synthase: MKTNTPYPSHVEHTSQTDDQRIKDITVLPPPEHLIRFFPIQGSPVEKLITKTRKTIHNIMHGSDDRLLVVIGPCSIHDPAAAIDYARRLQPLRERYADTLEIVMRVYFEKPRTTVGWKGLINDPYLDESYRIDEGLRIARQLLIEINRLGLPAGSEFLDAISPQYIGDLISWGAIGARTTESQVHRELASGISAPIGFKNGTDGNIKIATDAIQAAAGAHHFLSVHKNGQVAIVQTKGNKDCHVILRGGKTPNYDAASVTAACEELGKAKLPASLMVDCSHANSSKQHERQLVVAKDIAEQISGGSHQIFGVMIESHIHGGAQKFTPGKDDVSKLEYGKSITDACLGWDDSVASLDVLSHAVAARRKRG, encoded by the coding sequence ATGAAAACGAACACCCCTTATCCAAGCCACGTTGAACACACCAGTCAAACCGACGATCAACGTATCAAGGACATCACCGTGCTACCTCCTCCCGAACATTTGATTCGCTTCTTCCCCATTCAAGGCTCGCCTGTTGAGAAGCTGATTACAAAGACACGCAAAACCATCCACAACATCATGCACGGCAGCGATGACCGCCTGTTGGTGGTGATTGGTCCATGCTCGATCCATGACCCCGCTGCTGCGATTGACTACGCACGTCGCTTGCAACCGTTGCGCGAAAGGTACGCCGACACCTTAGAAATCGTGATGCGCGTGTACTTCGAAAAACCACGCACGACCGTGGGCTGGAAGGGTTTGATTAACGACCCGTACTTGGACGAGAGCTACCGCATTGACGAAGGTTTGCGCATCGCACGTCAGCTGTTGATTGAAATCAACCGCCTTGGTTTGCCCGCAGGCAGTGAATTTTTGGATGCCATTAGTCCGCAATACATTGGCGACTTGATTTCGTGGGGCGCGATTGGTGCGCGCACGACCGAGAGCCAAGTGCACCGCGAATTGGCTTCTGGTATTTCTGCGCCCATCGGCTTCAAGAACGGTACTGATGGCAACATCAAAATCGCCACCGATGCGATTCAAGCGGCTGCTGGCGCTCACCACTTTTTGTCGGTTCACAAAAACGGCCAAGTCGCGATCGTGCAAACCAAGGGCAACAAAGACTGCCACGTCATCTTGCGCGGCGGCAAAACACCTAACTACGACGCAGCCAGCGTGACCGCTGCTTGTGAAGAGTTGGGTAAAGCCAAACTGCCTGCTTCATTGATGGTGGATTGCAGCCACGCGAACAGCAGTAAGCAACACGAGCGTCAGTTGGTAGTGGCCAAAGACATTGCCGAGCAAATCAGCGGTGGTTCACATCAAATTTTTGGTGTGATGATTGAAAGCCACATTCACGGTGGTGCTCAAAAGTTCACGCCCGGTAAAGATGATGTATCCAAGCTGGAATACGGCAAGAGCATCACCGATGCGTGCTTGGGTTGGGACGACTCGGTCGCTTCGCTGGATGTGTTGTCTCACGCTGTGGCGGCGCGTCGTAAGCGCGGGTAA
- the mpl gene encoding UDP-N-acetylmuramate:L-alanyl-gamma-D-glutamyl-meso-diaminopimelate ligase, translated as MHIHILGICGTFMGGLAALAREAGHKVTGCDAGVYPPMSDQLRALGIELIEGFGADQMALKPDVYVIGNVVSRARLADGSPKFPLMEAILESGATYTSGPQWLAEHVLHHPSQPRHVLAVAGTHGKTTTTSMLAWILQAAGLEPGFLVGGVPMNFGVSARLGRLSSPADVAAHKRTPFVIEADEYDTAFFDKRSKFVHYHPRTAILNNLEFDHADIFDNLAAIERQFHHLVRTVPGSGRVVVNADEDSLQRVLDQGYWSGVAKFGVNANATGQEGWSVQGEPDNFTVLHHGTEVGRVQWDITGVHNQLNALAAIAAAEHLGVSPAQAAASLSEFQNVRRRMEVRGTVHRAGGDITVYDDFAHHPTAIRTTVDGLRRKVGPNARILAVFEPRSNTMKLGTMKSQLPWSLEDANLAFCHSGGLDWDAVDALSPMGARACVGATVDEVIAQVVAAAQAGDHVLCMSNGGFGGIHAKLLTALAA; from the coding sequence ATGCACATACATATTTTGGGAATTTGCGGCACGTTCATGGGTGGACTGGCTGCATTGGCGCGTGAAGCGGGTCATAAGGTCACAGGTTGCGATGCGGGCGTCTACCCGCCGATGAGCGACCAGCTACGGGCCTTGGGCATTGAACTCATTGAAGGCTTTGGCGCAGACCAAATGGCTTTGAAACCCGATGTGTACGTGATTGGCAACGTTGTCTCTCGCGCGCGCTTGGCAGACGGCAGCCCCAAATTCCCGCTGATGGAAGCCATTTTGGAAAGCGGCGCCACTTACACCAGCGGCCCCCAATGGCTGGCGGAACATGTGCTGCACCACCCTAGCCAACCTCGCCACGTCCTGGCTGTAGCTGGCACACATGGCAAAACCACCACCACCTCCATGCTCGCTTGGATTCTTCAAGCCGCAGGCTTAGAGCCCGGCTTCTTGGTCGGCGGTGTACCCATGAACTTTGGGGTGTCTGCCCGCTTAGGTCGTTTGAGCAGTCCAGCCGATGTGGCCGCACACAAACGCACGCCATTCGTCATTGAAGCCGATGAGTACGACACCGCCTTCTTCGACAAGCGCAGCAAGTTCGTGCATTACCACCCACGCACGGCCATCTTGAACAACTTGGAGTTCGACCACGCCGACATCTTTGACAACCTCGCTGCCATCGAACGCCAATTCCACCACTTGGTGCGCACTGTGCCAGGCAGTGGCCGAGTGGTGGTCAATGCGGACGAAGACAGCTTGCAACGCGTGCTAGACCAAGGCTACTGGAGCGGCGTGGCCAAGTTTGGCGTGAATGCCAACGCAACGGGCCAAGAAGGTTGGTCTGTTCAAGGTGAGCCTGACAACTTTACAGTGTTGCATCACGGCACAGAGGTGGGCCGCGTGCAATGGGACATCACCGGCGTGCACAACCAACTCAACGCATTAGCGGCGATTGCCGCTGCGGAGCACTTGGGGGTGTCGCCCGCACAAGCCGCGGCGTCGCTCAGTGAATTTCAGAACGTGCGCCGACGCATGGAAGTGCGCGGCACGGTACATCGTGCTGGCGGAGACATCACGGTGTACGACGACTTCGCACATCACCCCACCGCCATTCGCACCACGGTCGATGGCCTGCGCCGCAAAGTGGGTCCGAACGCGCGCATCTTGGCGGTGTTTGAGCCACGCAGCAACACGATGAAACTGGGCACGATGAAGTCGCAATTGCCTTGGAGTTTGGAAGACGCCAACCTCGCGTTTTGTCACTCAGGTGGTTTGGACTGGGATGCTGTTGACGCTTTGTCACCCATGGGTGCACGTGCATGCGTAGGTGCGACTGTGGATGAAGTCATTGCGCAAGTCGTGGCGGCTGCGCAGGCGGGGGACCATGTGCTGTGTATGAGCAATGGTGGCTTTGGTGGGATTCACGCTAAGTTGTTGACGGCTCTGGCTGCTTAA
- a CDS encoding TlpA disulfide reductase family protein: MTFYANRRTAMYAGVAALAALAGAGVAWKRQALGSIAPEALNAFWAAEFDTPTGEPLLMKTLQGRPLVINFWATWCTPCIEEMPLIDAFFRENESKGWQVLGLAIDQPSRVRQFLTQFPVSYKIGLAGMNGTELGKMLGNDVGGLPFTVVLNADGQLILRKLGKLTADDVKKWTV; encoded by the coding sequence ATGACGTTCTATGCAAACAGACGTACAGCCATGTACGCAGGTGTGGCAGCACTGGCTGCCCTTGCCGGGGCGGGGGTGGCATGGAAGCGTCAAGCGCTCGGGTCAATTGCGCCTGAAGCGCTCAATGCTTTTTGGGCGGCAGAGTTCGATACGCCGACTGGAGAGCCCTTGTTGATGAAGACCTTGCAAGGTCGCCCTTTGGTGATCAACTTTTGGGCCACCTGGTGTACGCCTTGTATTGAGGAAATGCCTTTAATTGATGCTTTTTTTCGTGAAAATGAATCTAAAGGCTGGCAAGTGCTTGGCTTGGCCATTGACCAACCGAGCCGTGTGCGTCAGTTTTTGACGCAATTTCCCGTGAGTTACAAGATTGGTCTGGCGGGTATGAACGGCACAGAACTCGGCAAGATGTTGGGAAATGACGTCGGAGGGCTGCCATTTACTGTTGTTTTAAATGCAGATGGGCAGTTGATTTTGCGGAAATTGGGCAAATTGACAGCAGATGATGTCAAAAAATGGACTGTTTAA
- the accB gene encoding acetyl-CoA carboxylase biotin carboxyl carrier protein, protein MDLRKLKTLIDLVSDSNVSELEITEAEGTVRIVKSAPAPVAMVTQMAAPAPVAVAAPVAAAPAPAAAAPVAEAAPTGHTVKSPMVGTFYRASSPGAKAFAEVGQQVKEGDTICIIEAMKILNEIEADKAGTITKILAENGQAVEYGAPLFIIE, encoded by the coding sequence ATGGATTTGCGAAAACTCAAGACGTTGATTGACCTGGTCTCCGACTCCAATGTGTCTGAACTCGAAATCACTGAGGCAGAAGGCACGGTCCGTATCGTTAAGAGTGCACCAGCCCCAGTGGCGATGGTGACGCAAATGGCTGCACCTGCGCCTGTCGCGGTGGCCGCACCTGTGGCTGCTGCACCTGCGCCCGCTGCTGCGGCTCCTGTAGCCGAGGCAGCACCCACGGGGCATACGGTTAAATCTCCAATGGTTGGCACGTTCTACCGTGCTTCTAGCCCCGGCGCCAAGGCATTTGCCGAAGTGGGACAACAAGTCAAAGAAGGCGACACCATCTGCATCATTGAAGCCATGAAGATCTTGAATGAGATCGAGGCTGACAAGGCGGGCACCATCACCAAAATCTTGGCTGAAAACGGCCAAGCTGTGGAATACGGCGCACCCCTGTTCATCATTGAATAA
- the accC gene encoding acetyl-CoA carboxylase biotin carboxylase subunit, with protein sequence MFKKILIANRGEIALRIQRACRELGVKAVMVYSEADRDAKYVKLADEAVCIGPAPSAASYLNMPAIIAAAEVTDAEAIHPGYGFLSENADFAERVEKSGFQFIGPTAESIRIMGDKVSAKQAMIKAGVPCVPGSEGELPDDPAVIKRVAKSVGYPVIIKAAGGGGGRGMRVVHTEAALINAVQMTKAEAGTAFGNPAVYMEKFLQNPRHIEIQVLADKHKNAVYLGERDCSMQRRHQKVIEEAPAPGIPRKLIDKIGERCANACKKIGYRGAGTFEFLYENGEFYFIEMNTRVQVEHPVTEYITGVDIVKTQIMVAAGLKLPFAQRDIQVRGHSIECRINAEDPFKFIPSPGRITMWHAPGGPGVRVDSHIYTNYYVPPNYDSMIGKIIVHGDTRDEALARMRTALAETLVEGINTNIPLHRELMVDAKFMAGGTNIHYLEEWLAAHKR encoded by the coding sequence ATGTTTAAAAAAATCCTGATCGCCAACCGTGGCGAAATCGCGCTGCGCATTCAACGCGCTTGTCGCGAGTTGGGTGTCAAAGCGGTGATGGTGTATTCCGAAGCCGACCGAGATGCCAAGTACGTCAAATTGGCTGACGAAGCGGTGTGTATTGGCCCAGCCCCTTCTGCCGCAAGCTACCTCAACATGCCCGCCATCATTGCGGCTGCTGAAGTGACAGACGCTGAAGCCATTCACCCCGGCTACGGTTTCTTGAGCGAGAACGCAGATTTTGCGGAACGCGTTGAAAAGAGTGGTTTCCAATTCATTGGACCGACCGCTGAATCCATTCGCATCATGGGCGACAAGGTATCGGCCAAGCAAGCCATGATCAAAGCAGGTGTGCCTTGCGTGCCCGGCTCCGAAGGTGAGTTGCCTGACGATCCCGCAGTGATCAAACGTGTGGCGAAGAGTGTGGGTTATCCAGTGATCATCAAGGCCGCTGGCGGTGGTGGTGGTCGCGGCATGCGTGTGGTGCACACCGAAGCTGCGCTGATCAACGCCGTGCAAATGACCAAAGCAGAAGCTGGTACAGCGTTTGGCAATCCCGCGGTGTACATGGAAAAGTTCCTTCAAAACCCGCGTCACATCGAAATCCAAGTCTTGGCTGACAAGCACAAGAATGCGGTGTACTTGGGCGAGCGCGATTGCTCCATGCAACGTCGTCACCAAAAAGTGATTGAGGAAGCGCCAGCGCCAGGTATTCCTCGCAAACTGATCGATAAGATTGGCGAGCGCTGTGCCAACGCATGTAAAAAGATTGGTTACCGCGGTGCGGGGACGTTCGAATTCTTGTATGAGAACGGTGAGTTCTATTTCATTGAGATGAACACCCGCGTGCAGGTGGAGCACCCTGTGACGGAATACATCACTGGCGTGGACATCGTGAAAACACAAATCATGGTGGCGGCTGGTTTGAAGTTGCCTTTTGCACAGCGTGACATTCAAGTGCGCGGCCACTCGATTGAGTGCCGTATCAACGCAGAAGACCCCTTCAAGTTCATCCCATCGCCTGGTCGCATCACCATGTGGCACGCTCCTGGTGGCCCTGGCGTGCGTGTGGATTCACACATCTACACCAACTACTATGTGCCGCCAAATTACGACTCGATGATCGGCAAGATCATTGTGCATGGCGACACCCGTGACGAAGCCTTGGCACGCATGCGCACGGCCTTGGCTGAGACTTTGGTCGAAGGTATCAACACCAACATCCCGCTGCATCGCGAGTTGATGGTGGATGCCAAGTTCATGGCCGGTGGCACCAACATCCATTACTTGGAAGAGTGGCTCGCCGCTCACAAGCGCTGA